Proteins from one Cyclopterus lumpus isolate fCycLum1 chromosome 11, fCycLum1.pri, whole genome shotgun sequence genomic window:
- the abrab gene encoding LOW QUALITY PROTEIN: actin binding Rho activating protein b (The sequence of the model RefSeq protein was modified relative to this genomic sequence to represent the inferred CDS: inserted 1 base in 1 codon; deleted 2 bases in 1 codon), whose amino-acid sequence MESRWQSWASEHTVNQKLNPFGEFFDHGYSTSXKGKEGYGLPKEGTKNAEQDGGTRVTSGAVRQLFGRYVRIFDKVVGILMRTRKHTKVTFEGEMLWQSQDDGVIITLLV is encoded by the exons ATGGAG AGCCGATGGCAGAGCTGGGCCTCAGAGCACACCGTTAACCAGAAACTGAACCCCTTCGGCGAATTCTTCGACCACGGTTACTCCACGT AAAAGGGCAAAGAGGGTTACGGACTTCCCAAGGAGGGTACCAAAAACGCGGAGCAGGATGGAGGGACCCGCGTCACGTCTGGG GCTGTTCGGCAGCTGTTCGGCAGATACGTTCGGATCTTCGACAAGGTGGTGGGGATTCTGATGAGAACCAGGAAACACACGAAGGTGACGTTCGAAGGGGAGATGCTGTGGCAAAGCCAGGATGATGGAGTGATCATTACTCTGCTGGTGTGA